A single genomic interval of Fimbriimonadaceae bacterium harbors:
- a CDS encoding PEP-CTERM sorting domain-containing protein, whose product MLKLLLPVTGRVSRGLCRPAFCLLAGLAGFSAGSAQTIFETGFEQPTYSVGDLGGQDGWMITPGNAVGTVQGGITSSGSQAAELIDDASFGRAQRNISGATLGPVIVASYDMYVDAGWPLNMEADRFEAQARIEITGGIGVYGLEFGFVKAPAGGYAGVPPNGAAYYLEAATETTPIDSAYAVVDPSGVVNAWHNYRLVFDTSADLLLLYVDGALATQTPFDESVLSLSSLQLQNQRWGSSPQNNGSVYYDNVYVGTVPEPASLAALALGAAAILTRARRSR is encoded by the coding sequence ATGCTGAAGCTACTGTTGCCGGTCACCGGTCGGGTGTCTCGGGGCTTGTGCAGGCCCGCTTTCTGTTTGCTTGCGGGACTTGCGGGCTTTTCGGCTGGTTCGGCCCAAACGATCTTTGAAACTGGGTTCGAACAACCGACCTACAGTGTTGGCGATCTCGGCGGCCAGGATGGGTGGATGATCACGCCTGGCAACGCCGTCGGTACCGTTCAGGGAGGGATCACCTCATCCGGCTCTCAGGCCGCGGAACTCATTGACGACGCATCGTTTGGGAGGGCGCAACGCAACATTTCCGGCGCGACCCTGGGCCCCGTGATCGTTGCGTCCTACGACATGTACGTTGACGCTGGATGGCCACTCAACATGGAAGCCGATCGATTCGAAGCGCAGGCCCGGATCGAGATCACCGGAGGAATCGGCGTGTACGGTCTGGAGTTCGGGTTCGTGAAGGCTCCCGCCGGCGGCTATGCCGGCGTCCCGCCCAACGGTGCCGCTTACTATCTCGAAGCGGCAACGGAGACGACCCCGATTGACTCTGCCTACGCCGTCGTCGACCCTTCCGGGGTTGTGAATGCATGGCACAACTACCGCCTGGTGTTTGATACGTCCGCCGACCTGCTGCTGCTCTATGTGGATGGCGCGCTGGCGACCCAGACGCCGTTCGACGAGAGTGTGCTCAGCCTAAGCAGTCTGCAACTGCAGAACCAACGATGGGGATCGAGCCCGCAAAACAATGGATCCGTCTACTACGATAACGTGTATGTGGGGACGGTTCCCGAGCCCGCATCCTTGGCTGCCCTCGCTTTGGGAGCGGCCGCAATCCTGACCCGAGCACGCCGCAGCCGATGA